A segment of the Trifolium pratense cultivar HEN17-A07 linkage group LG7, ARS_RC_1.1, whole genome shotgun sequence genome:
GACAACATTTATAAACAAGAACCAAAGTGAGACAACATTGCTTGATTTGAAACATCTTTTGCAAGAAGCAAAGCAAAGGATCCCCCCAGTTTTGGCTGAGCTTAATGATCCAATGGAAGATAATGATGACATCACAGATATAAGTGGTGTCAAGGGATGTGCATATTGTGGAGGGCTCGGTCATCGTATCGGTGATTGTCCCAAATTAGAACACCAGAAGAGTGTGGCAATTGCAAACAATTGACAGGATTATTTTGGATCCGGGGGTTACAGAGGGGAAATTTGAAAGGCGTTGATCCCTTGTTTACTGATTTTTCTTTCAATGCCACTGGCTTATATCCTCAGATTTAAATTGTATTCCATGAAATCTAATGACCTTCCATCCTGACATATGTACTGCTATTTAGAATATGTACGAGGTTTTCTTTGAACACTGCTGTGCTAtgtacattatatatgcagccTCTAAATCTATATCATGAAGTTTAATGAATTTCATTATCTGTACcagtgtgtttggtaacaatatGATAGAATTGGCATGTATTATAGATTGTTTGGACTGAATTGTAGATTGATTTTCATATGTATAATTTGTTCATGTTGTAGTCAGGTGATTTGTCTGGACCTGGTGGCTTCTGctcacagtttttttttttaccaagaatgtaaatatttttattgcatGTTGTTTCTTAGCAACAGCACGAATCCTCTTTCTCCAATGAAATAAAACTAATGTTGTGCAGTGAAATGAAGTGCAGTGAATCTGTGGAGTGTATCTACCCAAATTACTTGGCCTAAATTTAATGGTACAATTGTTAAACCCTCTTGCTAGAATGTTTAATGCTGGAATGTGACCATGTGTGGCTTGTAGTGTTGACTTGGCTGTACATTTAATGTAAAAGAGAATTGAAGATGTTTTTCTAATGGGTTTCTGTTGGTTTAGAAGTTCAGTTTCCACCATTTTGTAAAATAGACGTAGTAGAAGTTTTGGTATGGTACAAAACTTTTCTATGTGTATGTGATTGATTGAGCAGTCTTGATGATTATATGAATTAGTTGAtgtttagtttttcttttttaagtaaAACATTCATGTTGGTTGTGAAATATCATATACTAAAGCAAAAGGTACTTTAGTTACCAGACAGACAGTTCATGGTAGAAGTCTGGGAACACATGTTTATATCTTTGAGCTTAACTATTAGTTTGCAACTGGTGGGCTGGTTTAGGTTAGACATTtggtatttttcatttttttgttggttCTCTTATTGGAAGAGTAATGCATTCTGCGACATATGTTTGGTGCAGAGGATAACGGTTTTAGAAGATTTTGTCGTTATATTCATTAGTGTAAATGATTCTTAAGGTTTTAGATTTGATTGAATTTTCATTGTTTATATCTTTATCTTGTTCTGAATTAACTTATGGAAGCTGCAAATGGTTAACTTGTAAAAATTCCAAATGTTGGTTTTTATTTGattgtgtttttgtttggttttataACATGATTATATGCTACCTTGCTTCTAGATTTTGTGGTTTTATTATATGGATAATGCTACCTTGTCTCTGGTTTTTTTGGTCTTATGTTGTTCCGCCTAAGCCTTGTACCTGTTGTTAGTTCAGGAGTGTATCTCTTTTTGCAATCCTTTTGTACTTCTTGTTTTTGCAATCCATTTCCGTACAAATTAATAAGCATGCAAGAGACTACAATACCAAGTATCGCAATATCTTGGGTGAAACATATATACATACACATAATATCCATTTTGGGTAAGTTTGTTacgtattaaaaaaatattgattttgatgcaaaataatttagagattagtttttagaaatttttagaaaagttgaatttaatttgtgtttgtttattataataaaaatcactttttttaaataaaataatctttagtttgtttggatacaacttataaaaataattttttttaattacaaatagctttcttcttttaacatttcttttctctctcctctcaaaaaaatctattattttataagctactcttagtagcttatcatttttagctgttttctgattatttttagtttctgattattttaaaaatctgtaaTAAATAGATGCAAAACAATTTAAAgcgattatttttataaaaaaaatgatttttttttctaaaataagctataacaaacggcctcaatattttaatttttttttctatgaaaTTCTTTTCTCCCCACACATTTCACAGACCTCGACCtcttgaatttttaaaatacaaagtAAAATGACTAATTTAGCCTTATCTAAAGCAGGGCGAGTAATCCATTTTGCCATCATATTGAACTCCTACATTTTTAGGAGAGTAAGTATGATATTTATACTTTTTAGACAAATCATACGgtgtcatttatcttatttatttgtaatattttggttttttttattttattttattttatttttatcataagTAATTTATCTTTTGTGTTGGGCATACATACAagtcatttttttcatttcttttattataaaaatactgCCAAATAGaattattgtatttttcaaaacatttttttcttattaaaaataataaaacctaGAAAACTATCTTTTTCTTCATACATTTATCATCATCTTCATATGTTCATCATCTTGTGCGCATAtaactaaagtgttacaaataaataagataaataatctacagtgtaattttgcctactTTTTATCATCGGAGTTTAATTACACTTAAACTTAACCTAAACATAAATATTTCATTAGGTTTATTTAATGCCTTTGATTATAATAATCGAGATTGGAAAGAGAGAGGTGTCTTTGGTAAAAAGATAGGCTTGTATATTAGAATAGcaatacttttattttctttaaaaatgaatatctatacatgtattttatttttattctttttaagcaaggtagcttataagcttgttctTCCCTTTATTCTTTAGAGAATGTAAATAAAGCCATCCACATTCTCCATCTCATCTTATATAGAAACGAACCCTATTCTTCTTTCCTTGCATCCATTAATTTGTTCTTGATTCTCTATCTATTTTCAGCTAACTTATTAAAAGATATATAGAAaacaagagagaaataagaacAAGAATATAGTGAGAGATGGAAAGAATGTTCCCTGCAAAAAAGCCCTCAACAATGATGAATTCTCATGATAGATCCATGTGTGTTCAAGGTGATTCAGGCCTTGTCCTCACTACCGATCCAAAACCACGGCTTCGATGGACAGTCGAACTCCATGAACGCTTCGTCGATGCTGTTGCTCAACTTGGAGGGCCTGATAGTACTCATCTTATCcattttattcttttctttccATGTGGTGCAAACTAAAGtttaattagattttattttttgaacaatagaactagaaaaaatttaatgtattttttttcatctttaattttattacttataAATTTTGTGACGAGAAATTTAAAAGGTATTTTctgtttttagtcttttttatttttttttctctagtGATTAAATTtgcaactaatttttttttagtatcaTAATTTGCAACTCTATGCTTTAGTAACggtttcttctttctctttatATAATTTGTAGAAGCTACTCCTAAAACAATCATGAGGGTTATGGGTGTGAAGGGTCTTACTCTTTACCACCTCAAGAGTCATCTTCAGGTTTGAaaacaaactatatatatatatatatatatatatatatatatatatatatatatatatatatatatatatatattcaaatcttcttttactcatttaattagcTCACTTTTAtgtcactaatttttttttttttatcccttTTCCTTTatgttctttgaattttttttttttttgcatcaaTAGAAATTTAGACTTGGAAAGCAACCCCACAAGGAATTCAATGAGCAATCTATTAAGGATGGTATGAGAGGTGACATGATACTTTAATTTCTTGATTTTGTGAGCTTTTTATCTTTACACTTTTGTTGAATTAATTCACATGTTTTGCAACACTTTTGTTTTTTCCGTGACAGTTTCGGCTTTTGAACTGCAACGAAATAGTGGCAACTCATCTTCTATGACTGGCCGCAACATGAATGAGTATGCTACTAGGCACTAGCTAattcacttttttctttttaatctaTTACAAACCCTCAACTACAAGTAAACTATTTTAAAGTTTGTAGTTTTCACTCACTTTTATATATTCTTTTAgtaattttattcttttgatttaaagaaaattaacaattatatttttgttttgaatcttAATTTCTAGATTATGTACCTAGATTCAACAAAGTATTTCACAGTGTATATAATTAACtgtaactaaaataaatatgattggTACATTATTTTAGGATGCAAATAGAGGTGCATAGAAGATTGCATGAACAACTAGAGGTAAACATATTTACATTTataagtatttatattttgtttcaatttaaTAAGTTCAAAAAATGGTACATAATTGGACCCTTaccatttttagtaaaaaatatattttataataataaaaaatagaaatatatactAACACAGTGTAATACAAGTGATAGATATTTGAACCCCTTAACAATTTGAGGTTAACCTCTCAAATGATTGCGCgcggataatttttttttagaagattAGGAGTTTATTAAaacacaaaatatatatattttccattAAATTAACTTTTTCTAGTATTATATGTTGTGCAAATAATTAAATGGTTGAACTAAGTAGTTAATCAACTTCACTCAACGTAAAATTGTTGTGGAGAAACCAAATATATATGGgaaaaattcttttttattcagattttatttatcttctgaCCTAAACGTCATATTACTggaattattttttcttgagaACCGAAGGGttaagaagaaataaaaaacaaatgcaGTTGAAAAGTTTGAATAAATTGCTTATTTgtaagtgtatatatatatgtggcaGGTTCAAAAGCACCTTCAATTGAGGATTGAGGCTCAAGGAAAATACATGCAAAACATATTGGAGAAAGCATATAACACACTTGCAGGAGAAAACATGGCAGCTGCATCAGCTACAAATTTCAAGGGTATTGGAACTCAAGGAATCCCTAACATGAAAGATTTTGTTTCTCCTCTTAATAATTTTCCTCATTTTCAAGACCTTAACATTTGTGGTAGTGATGATGAACAGCTTGAGAGGCCAACCATTGATGGATTTATGCCAAATATTAGtaatgaaaatttgtttgttgaaaagaaaataactaaTAACCCTTTTAATGGAAGTGGAAAAGGTCCATTAATTTGGAATGATAATAATGATCTTAGGCTTCATGATTTGGGAACAACTTCATCATGCATTAGTCCTCAAGATGTTCCTAATTTCAAAGGTGATGATGACTCATTGGATAGAGGTGATATTGAAAGTGATCCTATTGTTGAGATTAATTATGATACAAAGTTGAGtgaaaagaaatttgatgcatCTATGAAGCTTGGAATAACAACACCTATGATCAATGCTGTGGCAGCTGGTAGAAGCTCATCACCATTTTCTTGAGAATATTGATTATAATTTTCTTATGTAACTTACTTTAATAGATTAGAGGATATATATTTTTGAGTTTTGGTCATAGAAATCAATAGTTTATACGAGGGTCATTTTGTTTATGGTATATCATTGTCATTGCATGACATATACCAGAAAAGTCTTATTATAActctaatcttttttttttttttttggttgcttGAATTACAAATGCTTATTAGCTAGCGTTAATTCCAATATAATGTATTCAAActtgaacaataaaatattatttatctttcgatcgaactctaaattatcacAGTTCTCATCCTCTATTATTGGGAGGAGTATTTAAGAcgaataaatttaatttatatttatatattttttttagagttgtTGTTTGGATTTGAATGTGAACAATAACAATGGTGTTATTAGAACACACATTTTATACACATATCATATATCTTACACATCCATGTAAACATTGCTAGCGAGCGTCCTTGTCAACATCTCTCTCTCACCAGATCTTCTTTCCCTGACCTTCCTTATCCAATCAAGTCATGACATGTATATATTTGAGGCAATATTTTAGGAGTTTAAAAACTACGCACGGtcggtgtaaattaattttacactgataaccaataaaaatgaagcattcttccacatcatattaagaaagtgaggTTTAGTGgagtgatgtggcggaaaacatggttgatattggttgatagtgtaaaattattttttacactatcagggcatattttttttttctctttttataagaaacaaaaagtaataatatttttaatccattaggtttggtctagtagtgaggggtttgagtagcaataggtcctaggttcgatccccagcattgtaaaaaaaaaaaaagagtaataatatttttatataagaaattttaataaatttttaaatgcaTTTGATATTTAATTACATTTGCACCCTTATTTATTACGAGAGGGAATATTCAAAGAAAATAAGTTAGTGgaattaaaagtaattaattagaagtattcatgaaataaatttaaagaaaaaaaaaacgaatatgCGTTAccattgtaaattaattttacgcTGTCAACTAACAACCACAATCTTTTCCGCCACGTCAcccaattaattttaaatataacatACAAATTGATAGTTTTTATTGGATAATAATCGGtgcatttttattaaattcGACAAAGGATTAGAGTTCACAAGGGAGGTCAACCTAGTTGGGATGTCTTATGTACTTTTTGATGTCATTATGCTCTTAATTcagttaaaaaaagtttttgttaattcaaatttataaaaacactaaataaaaacaactatatactccctccgccccaaatataagggaaaattagtcaaagaaaattgatgtatttagtccaaatttttaaccaaatacatcaactttttttgaccaatttttctttatattttcggacggagggagtacaataTATTTTCGGATCTTAATGacttttgtgtattttttatttgggttaaatatgtttt
Coding sequences within it:
- the LOC123899752 gene encoding myb family transcription factor IPN2-like isoform X1, with the translated sequence MERMFPAKKPSTMMNSHDRSMCVQGDSGLVLTTDPKPRLRWTVELHERFVDAVAQLGGPDKATPKTIMRVMGVKGLTLYHLKSHLQKFRLGKQPHKEFNEQSIKDGMRVSAFELQRNSGNSSSMTGRNMNEMQIEVHRRLHEQLEVQKHLQLRIEAQGKYMQNILEKAYNTLAGENMAAASATNFKGIGTQGIPNMKDFVSPLNNFPHFQDLNICGSDDEQLERPTIDGFMPNISNENLFVEKKITNNPFNGSGKGPLIWNDNNDLRLHDLGTTSSCISPQDVPNFKGDDDSLDRGDIESDPIVEINYDTKLSEKKFDASMKLGITTPMINAVAAGRSSSPFS
- the LOC123899752 gene encoding myb family transcription factor IPN2-like isoform X2; this encodes MERMFPAKKPSTMMNSHDRSMCVQGDSGLVLTTDPKPRLRWTVELHERFVDAVAQLGGPDKATPKTIMRVMGVKGLTLYHLKSHLQKFRLGKQPHKEFNEQSIKDVSAFELQRNSGNSSSMTGRNMNEMQIEVHRRLHEQLEVQKHLQLRIEAQGKYMQNILEKAYNTLAGENMAAASATNFKGIGTQGIPNMKDFVSPLNNFPHFQDLNICGSDDEQLERPTIDGFMPNISNENLFVEKKITNNPFNGSGKGPLIWNDNNDLRLHDLGTTSSCISPQDVPNFKGDDDSLDRGDIESDPIVEINYDTKLSEKKFDASMKLGITTPMINAVAAGRSSSPFS